In Mus caroli chromosome 9, CAROLI_EIJ_v1.1, whole genome shotgun sequence, a single window of DNA contains:
- the Mbd3l1 gene encoding methyl-CpG-binding domain protein 3-like 1, whose amino-acid sequence MGKTSQRKQCDYENPSKPCLSTSIPLRMSSYTFKRPVTKITSHLGNEVRYYQWEETLEKPEQACWQKRLQGLQAYSSTGELLSTSDLAKALKDLTPTDTVVSASDTQATSIDTKPVPTLESSSHLAKMIPEAGPQILCKEFLVTEQDIINQERKVKIARERLAVALIAHKLASEMETVRGSRKANL is encoded by the coding sequence ATGGGCAAGACTTCACAGAGGAAACAATGTGACTATGAGAACCCATCAAAGCCTTGTTTAAGTACTTCAATCCCCTTGAGGATGTCTAGTTATACATTCAAGAGGCCAGTCACTAAAATCACCTCCCATCTGGGCAACGAGGTAAGATACTATCAGTGGGAGGAGACCTTGGAGAAGCCAGAACAAGCCTGCTGGCAGAAGAGACTTCAAGGACTCCAAGCCTACAGCAGTACAGGAGAACTTTTGAGCACTTCAGATCTTGCCAAGGCTTTGAAAGATCTTACACCAACCGACACAGTTGTCTCTGCTTCAGACACTCAAGCCACCAGCATTGACACCAAACCTGTGCCTACCCTTGAGTCATCTTCACATTTGGCAAAGATGATTCCAGAAGCAGGCCCACAGATCCTTTGCAAAGAATTTCTGGTCACCGAACAGGATATTATCAACCAGGAAAGGAAAGTGAAAATAGCAAGGGAAAGACTGGCAGTGGCGTTGATTGCACACAAGCTAGCAAGTGAGATGGAGACAGTGAGGGGGTCAAGGAAGGCGAACTTATAA